A portion of the Eubacterium maltosivorans genome contains these proteins:
- a CDS encoding MFS transporter, producing MNQQTSTRDKAWKKRIILFLTSQTISLLGSSLTQYAIIWYVTLTTTSGIMLTISTLVTFIPQVLISLFAGVWADRYNRKNLIICADALVALSTLGLAFSFFMGYRELWIIFLVSAVRSVGTGIQTPTVNALIPQITPKSMLMRVTGFNGSLQNMTMIVAPAVSGALLATVSVESTFFIDVVTAIIGISLLSFLKIPPHERAQSAKNTGTISDLKTGILYAYRHPFIKVLLIFYALLMFLVTPTAFLTPLLIARTFGEEVWYLTANEIIYSVGAMIGGLIIAAWGGFKSRVTTIMVFSTLCGVFCIGLGFSPFFLVFLGFMLFVGLTVPFITAPITVLLQERVEEAMQGRVFSLVQIMAATAFPIGMTVFGPLADMIDVRLIIIATGILTALCGFVVYHNKILRSQEY from the coding sequence ATGAACCAACAAACCAGTACCCGCGACAAAGCTTGGAAAAAACGGATCATCCTCTTTTTAACCAGCCAGACCATTTCCCTGCTCGGATCCTCCCTTACTCAGTATGCCATTATCTGGTACGTCACCCTGACCACCACCTCAGGGATCATGCTGACCATTTCCACACTCGTCACCTTTATTCCACAGGTACTGATTTCCCTCTTTGCCGGTGTGTGGGCAGACCGCTATAACCGGAAAAACCTGATTATCTGCGCCGATGCTCTGGTTGCCCTGTCCACACTGGGTCTGGCTTTCAGTTTTTTCATGGGTTACCGGGAGCTGTGGATTATTTTTTTGGTATCGGCTGTCCGCTCAGTGGGTACTGGAATCCAGACCCCCACTGTCAATGCGCTCATTCCGCAGATTACACCCAAAAGTATGCTTATGCGTGTCACTGGCTTTAATGGGAGCCTCCAGAACATGACCATGATTGTGGCGCCAGCAGTCAGCGGCGCCCTTTTGGCCACTGTGTCTGTCGAGTCAACCTTCTTCATTGACGTTGTCACTGCCATCATTGGCATTTCACTGCTTTCCTTTTTGAAAATTCCACCTCACGAACGAGCCCAGTCTGCCAAGAACACAGGCACCATATCCGATTTAAAAACCGGTATTCTCTATGCTTACCGGCATCCCTTTATCAAAGTACTGCTGATTTTTTATGCGTTGCTCATGTTCTTAGTCACTCCTACCGCTTTTTTGACGCCTCTCCTCATTGCCAGAACCTTTGGCGAGGAGGTATGGTATCTGACAGCCAACGAAATCATTTACAGTGTCGGGGCCATGATCGGCGGGCTCATCATTGCTGCCTGGGGTGGTTTTAAAAGCCGTGTAACCACCATCATGGTTTTCAGCACCCTGTGCGGTGTCTTCTGCATTGGGCTGGGCTTCTCACCATTTTTTCTTGTCTTTTTAGGCTTTATGCTCTTTGTGGGCCTAACTGTTCCCTTTATCACCGCGCCCATCACTGTCCTGCTTCAGGAACGGGTGGAAGAAGCCATGCAGGGCCGTGTTTTCAGCCTTGTCCAGATTATGGCAGCCACAGCATTTCCGATTGGCATGACCGTTTTTGGCCCTTTAGCCGATATGATCGATGTGCGGCTGATCATTATTGCCACTGGTATTCTGACCGCCCTGTGCGGCTTTGTCGTTTATCACAATAAAATCCTCCGTTCCCAGGAATATTAG
- a CDS encoding Ig-like domain-containing protein, giving the protein MKKFIHKFVPSLLCVCLLFAYSLQFAPTVKAAEFSPRTEKPDYYSYPYSRSSGNPFELNPLTGGNCTYYAWGRAYEILGYPLPNNQVNSNPNGWGSFRSNAKYFWSDNKELYDEGRGGFAYGSEPAVGAIAVWDGSLTNGWCGHVAVVEEVNGNEVVTSNSGWSYRDFYMDYDNANSMGGNFLGYIYLLDNADPQPTPQPTPEPTPEPTPEPTPQPTAVPTPEPTPQPTPEPTVQPTPEPTAQPTPEPTVQPTPEPTPQPEKVETTADVDGTQVKVSADSKVLPDAELKVSSVSDEVKNKADQAVKNKLDPEAEILEILDIKAVDRTTNQEKQPEGGTVSVELDLNEKYKDNGDIKIVHFDDSKDEINVVDNAVADKDSKTVSFEAPHFSYYAAVKTPVAATDVKLSNDYLKIQPDATTTLKATVKPANATNADVTWSSSDPSIVTVDENGKVTAIKEGTASVTATTANGKTATCEIEVKALDSNEGAGTTQTYNDGGSGDGNVIKKLAATVTGTNPDTSIRQAALMNGDVPAWMIPSIIGLFAGGGILIGVIALIKRKRSE; this is encoded by the coding sequence ATGAAGAAGTTTATTCACAAATTTGTTCCTTCGCTTTTATGCGTCTGCCTATTGTTTGCCTATTCGCTGCAGTTTGCACCGACCGTAAAGGCTGCGGAATTCTCACCAAGGACTGAAAAACCGGACTACTATTCTTATCCTTACAGCCGGTCCAGTGGAAATCCGTTTGAGTTAAATCCTTTAACAGGAGGTAACTGTACCTACTACGCCTGGGGCCGCGCCTACGAAATTCTGGGTTATCCGCTTCCAAATAACCAGGTAAACAGCAATCCAAATGGATGGGGCAGTTTCCGAAGCAACGCAAAATATTTCTGGTCTGATAATAAAGAGCTTTATGACGAAGGACGCGGTGGTTTTGCCTACGGGTCAGAGCCTGCTGTAGGTGCCATTGCGGTGTGGGACGGCTCATTAACCAATGGCTGGTGCGGTCATGTCGCTGTTGTCGAGGAAGTCAACGGCAATGAGGTTGTCACCTCCAACTCTGGCTGGAGCTATCGTGATTTTTATATGGACTATGACAATGCCAACAGCATGGGCGGCAATTTCTTGGGTTATATTTACCTGTTAGACAATGCAGATCCTCAGCCAACCCCTCAGCCGACTCCAGAACCAACTCCAGAACCAACTCCTGAACCCACACCTCAGCCAACTGCAGTGCCAACTCCTGAACCTACACCTCAGCCAACTCCTGAACCAACCGTTCAGCCAACTCCCGAACCAACTGCTCAGCCAACTCCTGAGCCAACCGTCCAGCCGACTCCTGAACCCACGCCTCAGCCTGAAAAAGTCGAGACAACCGCGGATGTGGACGGAACACAGGTAAAGGTCTCCGCAGACAGTAAGGTTCTGCCAGATGCCGAGTTAAAGGTTTCATCTGTCAGCGATGAAGTTAAAAATAAAGCGGATCAGGCTGTGAAAAACAAACTGGATCCAGAAGCCGAGATTCTGGAAATTCTCGATATTAAAGCCGTTGACAGGACTACAAACCAAGAAAAACAGCCAGAAGGCGGAACTGTTTCCGTTGAACTTGATCTGAATGAAAAATACAAGGACAATGGCGATATCAAAATCGTTCATTTTGATGACAGTAAGGATGAAATAAATGTCGTTGACAATGCTGTAGCAGACAAAGACAGCAAAACCGTATCCTTTGAAGCACCGCATTTCAGCTACTACGCAGCTGTCAAAACCCCGGTAGCAGCAACTGATGTCAAGCTGTCCAATGACTATCTGAAAATTCAGCCGGATGCCACCACCACTTTAAAAGCAACTGTCAAGCCTGCAAATGCCACCAATGCCGATGTTACCTGGAGCTCCAGTGACCCAAGCATCGTAACAGTTGATGAAAACGGCAAGGTTACGGCCATCAAAGAGGGTACCGCATCCGTTACCGCAACAACAGCCAATGGTAAAACTGCAACCTGCGAAATCGAAGTGAAAGCACTGGATTCAAACGAAGGCGCTGGCACCACCCAGACCTACAATGACGGTGGCAGCGGAGACGGCAATGTGATTAAGAAGCTGGCCGCCACTGTCACAGGCACCAACCCGGATACCAGTATCCGTCAGGCTGCCCTGATGAACGGAGACGTTCCAGCCTGGATGATTCCTTCTATCATCGGCTTGTTTGCTGGCGGCGGGATCCTCATCGGTGTGATCGCCCTGATCAAACGTAAAAGAAGCGAATAA
- a CDS encoding chloride channel protein, translating to MWSKLKKNIALGIFIAVLGAVVGAVVWFLLWLMNLGIDFFWTWLPGKFNIPIYNLVICGVGGLLVGLLQTKFGPCPSELSEDMAAIKQGKRLPYDNLPVIAVCALVPLIFGGSLGPEAGLTGVIAGLCFWLADRFKYAYEEVEDLAQVGIAATLGVIFHAPLFGFVNQVEDEKGGQAIPKNSKILLYFIAIFAGFGIYILLSGLFGGGMGLGRFGHITVGRNELLAMLPLALVGALCGILYFYFAKGVKVITAPLEKHKVLLGIIGGLVLGGVGMLLPFTMFAGEHQMGEMMEIWQTLPIGLLFLTGIVKLLMINICIGTGWRGGNIFPIIFSAVCIGYGFAAVFPMVDATFCVAVVTAAVAGAIMRKPIAVVMLLIICFPVDAIIPMCVGAIIAASIPLPKLFRQMADAQGE from the coding sequence GTGTGGAGTAAATTAAAAAAGAATATTGCACTTGGGATATTTATCGCTGTTTTGGGCGCAGTGGTTGGAGCGGTTGTATGGTTTCTGCTGTGGCTGATGAATCTGGGCATTGACTTTTTCTGGACATGGCTGCCCGGAAAGTTTAATATCCCAATCTATAATCTGGTGATCTGCGGTGTCGGCGGGCTGCTTGTGGGGCTTTTGCAGACAAAGTTCGGTCCCTGTCCCAGTGAGCTCAGTGAAGACATGGCGGCCATCAAACAGGGCAAACGCCTGCCCTACGATAATCTGCCGGTCATCGCGGTCTGTGCGCTGGTACCTCTCATTTTTGGCGGCAGCCTCGGACCCGAAGCCGGACTGACCGGTGTGATCGCCGGTCTGTGTTTTTGGCTGGCTGACCGCTTTAAGTATGCCTATGAGGAAGTGGAAGACCTGGCGCAGGTCGGGATCGCTGCCACACTGGGGGTTATCTTTCACGCGCCACTCTTTGGTTTTGTAAATCAGGTTGAGGACGAAAAGGGCGGGCAGGCCATCCCTAAAAATTCAAAGATTCTATTGTATTTTATCGCAATCTTTGCCGGCTTCGGTATTTATATTCTGCTTTCAGGATTGTTTGGCGGCGGTATGGGGCTTGGCCGTTTTGGGCACATCACCGTCGGGCGCAATGAGCTTCTGGCAATGCTGCCCCTTGCCCTTGTGGGTGCACTCTGCGGTATTCTGTATTTTTATTTTGCCAAGGGTGTCAAGGTGATAACCGCTCCTCTTGAAAAACACAAGGTACTTCTGGGAATCATCGGCGGTTTGGTTTTAGGCGGTGTTGGAATGCTGCTGCCCTTTACCATGTTTGCAGGCGAGCACCAGATGGGCGAAATGATGGAAATCTGGCAGACCCTGCCCATAGGGCTGCTGTTTTTAACAGGGATTGTCAAGCTTTTGATGATTAATATCTGTATCGGCACTGGCTGGCGTGGTGGGAATATTTTCCCCATTATCTTCTCTGCGGTCTGCATCGGCTATGGCTTTGCCGCTGTTTTTCCAATGGTCGACGCGACCTTCTGCGTGGCTGTGGTAACTGCAGCAGTGGCTGGCGCCATTATGCGCAAGCCCATTGCGGTTGTCATGCTGCTGATCATCTGCTTTCCAGTGGATGCCATTATCCCCATGTGCGTGGGCGCCATCATTGCGGCGTCCATTCCCCTGCCTAAGCTATTTAGACAGATGGCTGACGCTCAGGGAGAATAA
- the purD gene encoding phosphoribosylamine--glycine ligase, whose protein sequence is MKVLVIGSGGREHVLTWKIAQSPKVDKIYCAPGNGGMAKIAECVDLSVEDIDGCVKFAREKGIDLTVVGPEVPLVMGMTDAFEKEGMRVFGPNAKCAEFEGSKAFTKDFLLRHNIPTAAYKEYTDLDEVMKDIGVYGFPMVIKADGLAAGKGVLIVENEQEAKDGINMIMADHEFGDAGDKVVVEEFLTGREASMLCFVDGNVIVPMESAQDYKRAYDHDEGLNTGGMGTYSPNVLFDNEVLNKRIEETILTPIIEGFKADGMDFKGILFIGLMIENDMPKVLEFNVRFGDPEAQSVLMRMDSDLVDIMEACIDGKLADCDIKWKDEAAVTVVLASGGYPGPYKKGLEITGIEDVEGCEVFHAGTALKDGKLVTSGGRVLCVSALGEDREAARAKVYSQMDKIKFDGARYRTDIAKMD, encoded by the coding sequence ATGAAAGTATTAGTAATCGGCTCGGGCGGACGTGAGCATGTGCTCACCTGGAAAATTGCCCAGAGCCCAAAGGTAGATAAAATTTACTGTGCCCCCGGAAATGGCGGCATGGCCAAAATCGCCGAATGTGTTGACCTTTCGGTGGAAGACATTGACGGCTGCGTAAAATTTGCGAGGGAAAAAGGGATTGACCTGACCGTTGTGGGCCCCGAAGTGCCGCTGGTGATGGGAATGACCGACGCCTTTGAGAAAGAGGGCATGCGGGTGTTTGGCCCCAATGCAAAATGTGCGGAGTTTGAAGGCAGTAAGGCCTTCACCAAGGATTTTCTCCTGCGTCACAACATTCCGACAGCCGCCTACAAGGAGTATACCGATCTCGATGAGGTCATGAAGGATATCGGTGTTTACGGATTTCCGATGGTTATCAAGGCCGATGGACTGGCAGCCGGCAAAGGGGTGTTGATCGTAGAAAACGAGCAGGAAGCCAAAGACGGCATTAACATGATCATGGCTGACCATGAATTCGGTGATGCTGGCGACAAGGTTGTCGTTGAAGAATTTCTGACTGGCCGCGAAGCCTCCATGCTGTGCTTTGTCGATGGCAATGTCATTGTGCCCATGGAAAGCGCCCAGGATTATAAGCGCGCCTACGATCACGATGAAGGCCTGAACACAGGCGGTATGGGTACCTATTCTCCTAACGTTTTGTTTGATAATGAGGTGTTAAACAAGCGCATTGAGGAAACCATCCTGACGCCGATTATTGAGGGTTTTAAGGCAGATGGTATGGACTTTAAGGGGATTCTTTTCATTGGCTTGATGATCGAAAATGATATGCCCAAGGTTCTGGAATTCAATGTCCGCTTTGGCGACCCGGAAGCTCAGAGTGTGCTCATGCGCATGGACAGTGATCTGGTAGACATCATGGAAGCCTGTATTGATGGAAAGCTTGCAGACTGTGACATTAAGTGGAAGGATGAAGCCGCAGTGACGGTAGTTCTTGCCTCCGGCGGATACCCGGGACCTTACAAAAAGGGGCTTGAAATCACCGGAATCGAGGATGTGGAAGGCTGTGAAGTATTTCACGCCGGAACAGCGCTCAAGGATGGCAAGCTGGTAACATCCGGTGGACGCGTCCTCTGTGTTTCCGCCCTGGGTGAAGACCGTGAGGCAGCGAGAGCCAAGGTTTACAGCCAGATGGACAAAATCAAATTTGACGGCGCACGCTACCGGACCGATATTGCAAAAATGGATTGA
- the purH gene encoding bifunctional phosphoribosylaminoimidazolecarboxamide formyltransferase/IMP cyclohydrolase: MRALISVSDKTGIVEFAQKLAGMGWEILSTGGTAKALREAGVDVIGVSDVTGFPECLDGRVKTLHPKIHGGILNIRDNEDHQKQIKELGITPIDLLVINLYPFKNTILKEGVAFEDCIENIDIGGPTMLRSAAKNFNDVTVVVDPEDYDVVLNELEKDGATSYDTRYRLALKVFETTAAYDTMISDFLRKRVDGEVLKDTVTMTYEKVQDLRYGENPHQKAAFYKEIGVTRGALTAAEQLQGKELSYNNINDTNGALEILKEYTDEPTIVAVKHANPCGVASAETISEAYKKAYEADPTSIFGGIIASNREIDADTAKQMVEIFLEVIVAPGYTDEALEVLGTKENLRVLKLDDILYSEPGYETKKVLGGLLIQERDTKDYEKLEVVTDRKPTDKEMEDLLFAWKAVKNTKSNAITLAKDKCMVANGPGQVNRIWPLENCIEHGGEKVKGAVLASDAFFPFDDCATAAAKAGITAIIQPGGAGRDADSIKVCNENGIAMVFTGMRHFKHS; the protein is encoded by the coding sequence ATGAGAGCTTTAATCAGTGTATCAGACAAAACGGGTATTGTTGAATTCGCACAGAAGCTGGCCGGTATGGGCTGGGAAATTTTGTCCACCGGCGGGACTGCAAAAGCCCTGCGTGAAGCAGGTGTGGATGTTATCGGCGTTTCCGATGTAACAGGCTTTCCAGAATGCCTGGACGGTCGCGTCAAGACCCTGCATCCCAAGATTCACGGCGGCATCTTAAATATCCGTGACAATGAAGACCATCAGAAACAGATCAAGGAGCTGGGCATTACCCCCATCGACCTGCTGGTCATCAACCTTTATCCTTTCAAAAACACCATTTTGAAGGAAGGCGTTGCCTTTGAGGACTGCATTGAAAACATTGATATCGGCGGACCAACCATGCTGCGCTCAGCTGCCAAAAACTTTAACGACGTTACCGTTGTAGTAGACCCGGAAGATTATGACGTTGTATTAAACGAGCTGGAAAAGGACGGCGCCACCAGCTATGATACCCGCTACCGTCTCGCATTAAAGGTCTTTGAAACCACAGCGGCCTATGATACCATGATCTCAGATTTCCTCAGAAAACGTGTTGACGGAGAAGTATTAAAGGATACCGTCACCATGACCTATGAAAAAGTACAGGATCTCCGCTACGGTGAAAACCCGCACCAGAAGGCTGCATTCTACAAGGAAATCGGTGTGACCAGAGGCGCTCTGACAGCTGCCGAACAGCTTCAGGGTAAGGAATTATCCTACAATAATATCAACGATACCAACGGTGCCCTTGAAATCCTGAAGGAATACACAGACGAACCGACCATCGTTGCGGTTAAGCATGCCAATCCCTGCGGCGTAGCAAGCGCTGAAACCATTTCAGAAGCCTACAAAAAGGCCTATGAAGCGGACCCAACCTCTATCTTTGGCGGAATCATTGCGTCAAACCGTGAGATTGATGCAGATACGGCCAAACAGATGGTTGAAATCTTTCTGGAGGTCATTGTAGCGCCAGGCTATACCGATGAAGCGCTGGAAGTGCTGGGCACCAAGGAAAACCTCCGCGTGCTCAAGCTGGATGATATTCTATACAGCGAGCCGGGCTATGAAACCAAAAAAGTGCTCGGCGGCCTGTTAATCCAGGAACGCGACACCAAGGACTATGAAAAGCTGGAAGTGGTCACTGACCGTAAGCCCACCGACAAGGAAATGGAAGACCTGCTCTTTGCCTGGAAGGCCGTTAAGAATACTAAATCCAATGCCATCACCCTGGCCAAGGATAAATGTATGGTCGCCAACGGACCAGGACAGGTTAACCGGATCTGGCCGCTGGAAAACTGTATCGAACACGGCGGAGAAAAGGTAAAGGGCGCGGTGCTGGCATCAGACGCTTTCTTCCCGTTTGACGACTGCGCTACCGCAGCCGCCAAGGCAGGCATCACAGCCATTATCCAGCCGGGCGGCGCAGGACGCGACGCAGACTCCATCAAGGTCTGCAATGAAAATGGCATTGCCATGGTCTTTACAGGCATGCGCCACTTTAAACACAGCTAA